The following coding sequences lie in one Meles meles chromosome X, mMelMel3.1 paternal haplotype, whole genome shotgun sequence genomic window:
- the LOC123934602 gene encoding ferritin heavy chain-like yields MTTPPLSQVRQNYHPDCEAAINSQISLQLYASYVYLSMAFYFDRDDVALKNFARFFLRQSREETERAEKLMQLQNQRGGHIRLRDVKRPDRDDWEGGLKAMECALHLEKSVNQSLLDLHQLATDKNDAQLAHFLESHYLHEQVEAIQELGGYVTSLRKMRAPEDGLAEYLFDKLTLGDSDKKNWAGTVAP; encoded by the coding sequence ATGACCACCCCGCCGCTCTCCCAAGTGCGCCAGAACTACCACCCCGACTGCGAGGCCGCCATCAACAGCCAGATCAGCCTGCAGCTCTACGCCTCCTACGTGTACCTGTCCATGGCCTTCTACTTCGACCGCGACGACGTGGCCTTGAAGAACTTCGCCCGCTTCTTCCTGCGCCAGTCCCGCGAGGAGACCGAGCGTGCCGAGAAGCTGATGCAGCTGCAGAACCAGCGCGGGGGCCACATCCGCCTCCGCGACGTCAAGAGGCCGGACCGCGACGACTGGGAGGGCGGCCTGAAGGCCATGGAGTGCGCCCTGCACCTGGAGAAGAGCGTGAACCAGAGCCTGCTCGACCTGCACCAGCTGGCCACCGACAAGAACGACGCCCAGCTGGCCCACTTCCTGGAGAGCCACTACCTGCACGAGCAAGTCGAGGCCATCCAAGAGTTGGGGGGCTATGTCACCAGCCTGCGCAAGATGCGGGCTCCGGAAGACGGCCTGGCAGAGTACCTGTTTGACAAGCTCACCCTGGGCGACAGCGACAAAAAGAACTGGGCTGGGACTGTTGCCCCATAG